A window from Leptothermofonsia sichuanensis E412 encodes these proteins:
- the hisA gene encoding 1-(5-phosphoribosyl)-5-[(5-phosphoribosylamino)methylideneamino]imidazole-4-carboxamide isomerase, whose product MDVIPAIDLLEGRCVRLYQGDYGQAQTFDENPVEVARQWVAEGASLLHVVDLDGARAGHPVNLSAIEAIVRAVDVPVQVGGGLRDRTSVATLLKRGVQRVILGTVAVEQPDLVKQLCQEFPERIVVGIDARNGRVATRGWLETSEVAATDLAEGMASSGIAAIIYTDIHRDGTLQGPNLESLRELASRVTIPVIASGGISSVTDLLSLLALEPVGVTGAIVGRALYTGDISLKEALRAVGPGRWQDIPPDSGSSTIA is encoded by the coding sequence ATGGATGTGATTCCGGCGATCGATTTACTGGAGGGGCGCTGTGTGCGGCTGTACCAGGGGGACTACGGGCAGGCGCAAACCTTTGATGAAAATCCAGTAGAGGTTGCCCGCCAGTGGGTAGCGGAGGGGGCATCCCTGCTGCATGTGGTGGATCTGGACGGTGCCAGGGCAGGGCATCCGGTCAATCTGTCGGCAATTGAGGCAATTGTGAGGGCAGTGGATGTGCCAGTGCAGGTGGGAGGAGGGCTGCGCGATCGCACCAGTGTGGCTACTTTATTGAAACGGGGGGTGCAGCGTGTCATTCTGGGCACCGTCGCCGTTGAGCAACCGGACCTGGTTAAGCAGCTATGTCAAGAGTTTCCAGAGCGCATTGTGGTGGGAATTGATGCTCGCAATGGACGAGTTGCTACACGGGGTTGGTTAGAGACTTCGGAGGTGGCAGCCACTGACCTGGCTGAAGGAATGGCATCCTCTGGGATTGCCGCGATTATTTACACGGACATTCATCGGGATGGTACGCTCCAGGGGCCGAACCTGGAATCTTTGCGGGAACTGGCCAGTCGTGTGACCATACCCGTCATTGCATCCGGTGGAATCAGTTCAGTGACGGATCTGCTCAGTCTGTTGGCTCTGGAACCAGTGGGGGTGACCGGCGCGATCGTCGGTCGAGCGCTTTACACTGGAGATATTTCTCTCAAAGAAGCCCTTAGGGCTGTGGGACCGGGTCGCTGGCAGGATATTCCTCCCGACTCTGGTTCTTCGACGATCGCCTGA
- a CDS encoding tetratricopeptide repeat protein, whose amino-acid sequence MGISASTGTLPNSGNHPLQFQYRLEETPAVPASSHLIWYNRGKMLIWQGHHEAALTSFEIALQHNPNHHQTWVYRGIALAYLGCHEATLASFNQALELSPDNREIWIFRGAVLTFLNRQREATNSYTIALSIQQRGFTICEDYPTTWMPQPVERAS is encoded by the coding sequence ATGGGTATCTCTGCTTCAACAGGCACTCTTCCCAACTCAGGTAACCATCCACTTCAGTTTCAGTACCGACTTGAGGAAACGCCAGCAGTTCCTGCAAGCTCTCACCTCATCTGGTACAACCGGGGCAAAATGCTGATCTGGCAGGGGCACCATGAAGCCGCGCTCACCAGTTTTGAGATTGCTCTCCAGCATAACCCCAATCATCACCAGACCTGGGTTTACCGGGGTATTGCGCTGGCCTATCTGGGCTGCCATGAGGCGACGCTTGCCAGTTTTAATCAAGCCCTGGAACTGTCACCCGACAACCGGGAAATCTGGATCTTTCGCGGTGCCGTCTTGACGTTTTTGAACCGTCAACGGGAGGCAACCAATAGTTACACCATTGCCCTCAGCATCCAACAGCGCGGCTTTACCATTTGTGAGGACTATCCAACGACATGGATGCCTCAGCCTGTGGAAAGAGCCTCGTGA